A single Vigna radiata var. radiata cultivar VC1973A chromosome 8, Vradiata_ver6, whole genome shotgun sequence DNA region contains:
- the LOC106772617 gene encoding uncharacterized protein LOC106772617 isoform X2, with protein MDTEGLSVICSGLGIVEEDDEGNRVGFTKGEYCLDNLKDLLRFLRRDDPQTRDVFKQVCKWNIVSKYLIPTIEVYHEDRNLLLNSVKVLVFLTMPVEPSSTDIPQQLEYLWGLKSAVTNSDVAAVIVSFLERPLENLERDAFSEDDWKLVQLVLTLFRNILAVQEIPLHQKSGGLACQFLSLRDRFLELLFRENVMDIVLVITQYVGGSNAYLRQDNLLLLEIFHYIFMGQDPELIIRAHSKGSKADEDPQASLNSLHQFILEEEKKRKNSSKIKNLSRHSQFSGTFSRLTMDGSKAVVKGNPNSSHNVLLKAHNVTRGPTKRIAWDHPRLPSTKDKILELLHGFVNQLLSGGYNVLMQSIREDIAKEHPSIQRSDVVVFFQVAEFVIAFQFYKCSASKEGGDTFENFGDKDAVTSDFSGQICGPIAASLNEAMFQMVISQWRNAYDGLKETNDHQFLSAAGSLLKNMIRMLDLILKLLPEDSKEPQTARILLYKLTYDQTEEGMTQFLLNLMKNFDTHKQPKSDLSDLVEIIHKVVKLMDSLQSRGTLRVSRKSRKVKKKKIPEGTESGDKLTGDNSCIQNETGISTVNQSAENELLQECLPNPNPNPNPTGEDVALDDNEHEKHVQEDENPRVELEPMEATYPEHVNEDMLDGTNDYSEDEQLNAINEVDFKVSTLVSAFANHSIIQKLCWLLKFYKSNSLATNHYIISMLRRISDDLELQPMFYQLSLLTTFYDVLVEQKSSPCQEYADIVDFLNCLVRNMLKKMKKQPLLFVEVLFWKTRRECHYMNAEYLLSELGHLKKESTKWNNTAQDEKVGLSPAKVWTRRSIADALGEDEADVLITHDSGYQKLGEDEADVLITRDSGYQNGEEQLMEDDSQIVPRRRKKLILDGDLEGQVKNLYEKFKDDRHCSRRIAEVLDPDGKISPAQISNTLKRLGLTVARRRRIGDNNAEGPLSTSPNQLDADTTVGDTNHKSVNLERSQLVQHLQKKKRLRAFNEDQEALLKVLYEQFKDHRRCSYMIANALDEDGKFTPAQVSRKLKQLGLSLPQKKSSTGKKHLKGVDIMDSPNDRMDESEDETLVSLVKRKKVDNDNVSRGQSHGQTSEDRLSTDDLDDETLSSVIKKKINGKVSAEKLLAPISEDTSSRDDSDDETLSSVIKKKINSKVSAEKLLAPISEDTPSREDSDYEILDSVLKTGRYFPKLKQDELENIQVDDHLNGGISEVIEMEDVDSMNSSQVEYQQMDDLADSEDEVDVSAFSENVRSRRKLRMVIDPEDDD; from the exons ATGGACACCGAAGGCTTATCAGTAATCTGCTCCGGCCTCGGAATCGTCGAAGAGGACGATGAAGGCAATCGAGTTGGCTTTACCAAAGGCGAATACTGTCTTG ATAACCTGAAAGATTTGCTGCGGTTTCTCAGGCGCGACGATCCCCAAACGCGCGATGTATTCAAGCAAGTTTGCAAATGGAACATAGTTTCTAAGTATTTGATACCCACCATCGAGGTTTATCACGAAGATCGCAACTTGCTTCTGAATTCAG tAAAGGTACTGGTGTTTCTTACAATGCCGGTTGAGCCTTCTTCCACGGATATACCTCAACAGTTGGAGTATCTGTGGGGTTTGAAGTCTGCTGTGACGAACAGTGATGTGGCTGCAGTGATAGTTTCGTTTCTAGAGAGGCCGCTTGAGAATCTTGAACG CGACGCATTTAGCGAGGATGATTGGAAACTAGTCCAGCTTGTGCTTACATTATTTAGAAATATTCTTGCTGTTCAAGAAATTCCGTTGCACCAGAAGTCAGGGGGACTAGCGTGTCAGTTTCTATCTCTGAGAGATCGGTTTCTGGAGCTTTTATTTCGCGAGAATGTAATGGATATAGTCTTGGTTATTACTCAATACGTTGGTGGTTCTAATGCTTATCTCCGTCAAGATAATTTGCTTCTACTAGAAATTTTCCATTACATTTTCATGGGTCAGGACCCGGAGTTAATTATTAGGGCACATTCGAAGGGATCAAAG GCAGATGAAGATCCCCAGGCTTCTCTTAATAGTCTCCACCAGTTCATCTTGGAggaggaaaagaagagaaaaaatagtAGTAAGATCAAAAATCTTAGTAGACATTCTCAATTTAGTGGAACGTTTTCTCGGCTTACAATG GATGGTTCTAAGGCAGTGGTTAAAGGAAATCCTAATTCTTCTCATAATGTGCTACTTAAAGCACACAATGTCACTCGGGGTCCTACTAAAAGAATCGCGTGGGATCATCCAAGGTTGCCTTCAACAAAGGATAAGATATTGGAGTTGCTTCACGGATTTGTGAATCAGTTGCTTTCTGGGGGATACAATG TTTTGATGCAATCCATCCGTGAAGATATAGCAAAGGAGCATCCTTCAATTCAAAGAAGTGatgttgttgttttctttcaagTGGCTGAATTTGTCATTGCGTTTCAGTTTTACAAATGTTCAGCTTCTAAG GAGGGAGGAGACACATTTGAGAATTTTGGTGATAAAGATGCAGTTACCTCAGATTTCAGTGGTCAAATTTGTGGTCCAATTGCAGCATCCTTGAATGAGGCAATGTTTCAAATGGTCATTTCACAGTGGCGGAATGCCTATGATGGTCTAAAGGAAACAAATGACCACCAGTTTCTATCTGCAGCTGGTTCTCTTTTGAAAAACATG attcGCATGCTGGATTTGATACTTAAATTGTTGcctgaagactcaaaggagccACAAACAGCTCGTATCCTTCTGTACAAGTTAACTTATGATCAGACCGAGGAAGGGATGACACAGTTCCTattgaatttgatgaaaaacTTTGACACCCACAAGCAACCAAAAAG TGATCTTTCAGATTTGGTAGAAATCATTCATAAGGTTGTAAAGCTGATGGATAGTCTTCAGTCTCGAGGAACATTGAGG GTGTCGAGAAAATCaaggaaagtgaaaaagaaaaaaattccaGAAGGAACGGAATCAGGGGACAAACTGACTGGAGATAATTCTTGCATTCAAAATGAAACGGGCATCTCAACTGTCAATCAATCAGCAGAAAATGAGCTactgcaggaatgtctaccaaATCCAAATCCAAATCCAAATCCCACCGGGGAGGATGTTGCCCTTGATGATAATGAACATGAAAAACATGTCCAAGAAGATGAGAACCCCCGAGTTGAGTTGGAACCAATGGAAGCCACGTATCCTGAACATGTTAATGAGGACATGTTGGATGGTACTAATGATTATTCTGAAGATGAGCAACTAAATGCAATTAATGAAGTTGATTTCAAGGTTTCAACGCTTGTCTCTGCCTTTGCAAATCATAGTATCATTCAGAAATTGTGCTGGTTGCTCAAGTTTTATAAGAGCAATTCCCTTGCTACAAATCATTACATAATAAGCATGTTGCGGAGAATAAGTGATGATCTTGAACTCCAACCTATGTTTTACCAG TTGTCGCTGCTCACAACATTTTATGACGTCCTGGTTGAACAAAAGTCATCTCCCTGCCAGGAATATGCAGATATAGTTGATTTCCTGAATTGTTTGGTCAGAAATATgctaaagaaaatgaaaaaacaaccCCTCTTGTTTGTAGAAGTCCTTTTCTGGAAGACTCGAAGGGAATGTCATTACATGAATGCTGAATATTTGTTGAGCGAGCTTGGTcatttgaagaaagaaagtaCCAAGTGGAATAACACTGCACAAGATGAAAAAGTTGGTCTATCCCCAGCGAAGGTGTGGACTCGTAGAAGCATAGCTGATGCACTTGGTGAGGATGAGGCTGATGTTTTGATTACTCATGACTCAGGATATCAAAAACTTGGTGAGGATGAGGCTGATGTTTTGATTACTCGTGACTCAGGATATCAAAA TGGGGAGGAGCAATTAATGGAAGATGATTCTCAAATAGTTCCACGGAGAAGGAAAAAACTTATTCTTGATGGCGATTTGGAAGGACAAGTTAAGAATCTCTATGAAAA attCAAAGATGACCGACATTGCAGTCGGCGTATAGCTGAAGTGTTAGATCCAGATGGTAAAATTTCACCTGCTCAAATTTCCAATACGTTAAAAAGATTAGGTCTAACAGTTGCACGTAGGAGAAGGATTGGTGATAATAATGCTGAAGGACCTTTGTCTACTAGCCCCAATCAATTAGATGCTGACACAACAGTGGGAGATACCAATCATAAATCAGTGAATCTCGAAAGAAGCCAGTTAGTTCAACACCT GCAAAAAAAGAAGAGACTCCGTGCTTTCAATGAAGATCAGGAAGCTCTGTTAAAAGTTCTATATGAGCA ATTCAAGGACCATAGAAGATGTAGTTACATGATAGCCAATGCACTTGATGAGGATGGTAAATTCACTCCTGCCCAAGTCTCTCGAAAACTTAAGCAGCTTGGTTTATCACTACCTCAGAAGAAGAGTTCTACAGGCAAAAAGCACCTAAAGGGTGTAGATATCATGGATAGTCCAAATGATAGGATGGATGAATCTGAAGATGAGACATTGGTATCATTGGTAAAAAG GAAGAAAGTCGACAATGACAATGTATCAAGGGGACAATCACATGGGCAAACCAGCGAGGATAGATTGTCAACAGATGATTTGGATGACGAAACGCTAAGCTCTGTTATCAA gaaGAAAATAAATGGCAAGGTATCAGCTGAGAAATTGCTTGCACCTATCAGTGAGGATACATCATCAAGAGATGATTCGGATGACGAAACGCTCAGCTCTGTTATCAA gaagaaaataaatagcAAGGTATCAGCTGAGAAATTGCTTGCACCTATCAGTGAGGATACACCATCAAGAGAGGATTCTGATTATGAAATACTCGACTCTGTTCTCAA AACTGGAAGATACTTTCCTAAATTAAAGCAGGACGAGCTTGAAAATATCCAAGTtgatgatcaccttaatggAGGCATATCAGAGGTTATCGAAAT GGAAGATGTTGATTCCATGAATTCCTCCCAAGTAGAATATCAGCAAATGGACGACTTAGCAGATTCAGAGGATGAAGTGGATGTCAGTGCATTTTCGGAGAATGTCAGATCCAGAAGGAAGCTTAGAATGGTGATTGATCCCGAGGACGATGACTGA
- the LOC106772617 gene encoding uncharacterized protein LOC106772617 isoform X3, which translates to MDTEGLSVICSGLGIVEEDDEGNRVGFTKGEYCLDNLKDLLRFLRRDDPQTRDVFKQVCKWNIVSKYLIPTIEVYHEDRNLLLNSVKVLVFLTMPVEPSSTDIPQQLEYLWGLKSAVTNSDVAAVIVSFLERPLENLERDAFSEDDWKLVQLVLTLFRNILAVQEIPLHQKSGGLACQFLSLRDRFLELLFRENVMDIVLVITQYVGGSNAYLRQDNLLLLEIFHYIFMGQDPELIIRAHSKGSKADEDPQASLNSLHQFILEEEKKRKNSSKIKNLSRHSQFSGTFSRLTMDGSKAVVKGNPNSSHNVLLKAHNVTRGPTKRIAWDHPRLPSTKDKILELLHGFVNQLLSGGYNVLMQSIREDIAKEHPSIQRSDVVVFFQVAEFVIAFQFYKCSASKEGGDTFENFGDKDAVTSDFSGQICGPIAASLNEAMFQMVISQWRNAYDGLKETNDHQFLSAAGSLLKNMIRMLDLILKLLPEDSKEPQTARILLYKLTYDQTEEGMTQFLLNLMKNFDTHKQPKSDLSDLVEIIHKVVKLMDSLQSRGTLRVSRKSRKVKKKKIPEGTESGDKLTGDNSCIQNETGISTVNQSAENELLQECLPNPNPNPNPTGEDVALDDNEHEKHVQEDENPRVELEPMEATYPEHVNEDMLDGTNDYSEDEQLNAINEVDFKVSTLVSAFANHSIIQKLCWLLKFYKSNSLATNHYIISMLRRISDDLELQPMFYQLSLLTTFYDVLVEQKSSPCQEYADIVDFLNCLVRNMLKKMKKQPLLFVEVLFWKTRRECHYMNAEYLLSELGHLKKESTKWNNTAQDEKVGLSPAKVWTRRSIADALGEDEADVLITHDSGYQKLGEDEADVLITRDSGYQNGEEQLMEDDSQIVPRRRKKLILDGDLEGQVKNLYEKFKDDRHCSRRIAEVLDPDGKISPAQISNTLKRLGLTVARRRRIGDNNAEGPLSTSPNQLDADTTVGDTNHKSVNLERSQLVQHLQKKKRLRAFNEDQEALLKVLYEQFKDHRRCSYMIANALDEDGKFTPAQVSRKLKQLGLSLPQKKSSTGKKHLKGVDIMDSPNDRMDESEDETLVSLVKRKKVDNDNVSRGQSHGQTSEDRLSTDDLDDETLSSVIKKKINGKVSAEKLLAPISEDTSSRDDSDDETLSSVIKKKINSKVSAEKLLAPISEDTPSREDSDYEILDSVLKRTGRSFLKSKQDELENSFLKSITHCIQQLFTTCSLTCHIPAPFIPI; encoded by the exons ATGGACACCGAAGGCTTATCAGTAATCTGCTCCGGCCTCGGAATCGTCGAAGAGGACGATGAAGGCAATCGAGTTGGCTTTACCAAAGGCGAATACTGTCTTG ATAACCTGAAAGATTTGCTGCGGTTTCTCAGGCGCGACGATCCCCAAACGCGCGATGTATTCAAGCAAGTTTGCAAATGGAACATAGTTTCTAAGTATTTGATACCCACCATCGAGGTTTATCACGAAGATCGCAACTTGCTTCTGAATTCAG tAAAGGTACTGGTGTTTCTTACAATGCCGGTTGAGCCTTCTTCCACGGATATACCTCAACAGTTGGAGTATCTGTGGGGTTTGAAGTCTGCTGTGACGAACAGTGATGTGGCTGCAGTGATAGTTTCGTTTCTAGAGAGGCCGCTTGAGAATCTTGAACG CGACGCATTTAGCGAGGATGATTGGAAACTAGTCCAGCTTGTGCTTACATTATTTAGAAATATTCTTGCTGTTCAAGAAATTCCGTTGCACCAGAAGTCAGGGGGACTAGCGTGTCAGTTTCTATCTCTGAGAGATCGGTTTCTGGAGCTTTTATTTCGCGAGAATGTAATGGATATAGTCTTGGTTATTACTCAATACGTTGGTGGTTCTAATGCTTATCTCCGTCAAGATAATTTGCTTCTACTAGAAATTTTCCATTACATTTTCATGGGTCAGGACCCGGAGTTAATTATTAGGGCACATTCGAAGGGATCAAAG GCAGATGAAGATCCCCAGGCTTCTCTTAATAGTCTCCACCAGTTCATCTTGGAggaggaaaagaagagaaaaaatagtAGTAAGATCAAAAATCTTAGTAGACATTCTCAATTTAGTGGAACGTTTTCTCGGCTTACAATG GATGGTTCTAAGGCAGTGGTTAAAGGAAATCCTAATTCTTCTCATAATGTGCTACTTAAAGCACACAATGTCACTCGGGGTCCTACTAAAAGAATCGCGTGGGATCATCCAAGGTTGCCTTCAACAAAGGATAAGATATTGGAGTTGCTTCACGGATTTGTGAATCAGTTGCTTTCTGGGGGATACAATG TTTTGATGCAATCCATCCGTGAAGATATAGCAAAGGAGCATCCTTCAATTCAAAGAAGTGatgttgttgttttctttcaagTGGCTGAATTTGTCATTGCGTTTCAGTTTTACAAATGTTCAGCTTCTAAG GAGGGAGGAGACACATTTGAGAATTTTGGTGATAAAGATGCAGTTACCTCAGATTTCAGTGGTCAAATTTGTGGTCCAATTGCAGCATCCTTGAATGAGGCAATGTTTCAAATGGTCATTTCACAGTGGCGGAATGCCTATGATGGTCTAAAGGAAACAAATGACCACCAGTTTCTATCTGCAGCTGGTTCTCTTTTGAAAAACATG attcGCATGCTGGATTTGATACTTAAATTGTTGcctgaagactcaaaggagccACAAACAGCTCGTATCCTTCTGTACAAGTTAACTTATGATCAGACCGAGGAAGGGATGACACAGTTCCTattgaatttgatgaaaaacTTTGACACCCACAAGCAACCAAAAAG TGATCTTTCAGATTTGGTAGAAATCATTCATAAGGTTGTAAAGCTGATGGATAGTCTTCAGTCTCGAGGAACATTGAGG GTGTCGAGAAAATCaaggaaagtgaaaaagaaaaaaattccaGAAGGAACGGAATCAGGGGACAAACTGACTGGAGATAATTCTTGCATTCAAAATGAAACGGGCATCTCAACTGTCAATCAATCAGCAGAAAATGAGCTactgcaggaatgtctaccaaATCCAAATCCAAATCCAAATCCCACCGGGGAGGATGTTGCCCTTGATGATAATGAACATGAAAAACATGTCCAAGAAGATGAGAACCCCCGAGTTGAGTTGGAACCAATGGAAGCCACGTATCCTGAACATGTTAATGAGGACATGTTGGATGGTACTAATGATTATTCTGAAGATGAGCAACTAAATGCAATTAATGAAGTTGATTTCAAGGTTTCAACGCTTGTCTCTGCCTTTGCAAATCATAGTATCATTCAGAAATTGTGCTGGTTGCTCAAGTTTTATAAGAGCAATTCCCTTGCTACAAATCATTACATAATAAGCATGTTGCGGAGAATAAGTGATGATCTTGAACTCCAACCTATGTTTTACCAG TTGTCGCTGCTCACAACATTTTATGACGTCCTGGTTGAACAAAAGTCATCTCCCTGCCAGGAATATGCAGATATAGTTGATTTCCTGAATTGTTTGGTCAGAAATATgctaaagaaaatgaaaaaacaaccCCTCTTGTTTGTAGAAGTCCTTTTCTGGAAGACTCGAAGGGAATGTCATTACATGAATGCTGAATATTTGTTGAGCGAGCTTGGTcatttgaagaaagaaagtaCCAAGTGGAATAACACTGCACAAGATGAAAAAGTTGGTCTATCCCCAGCGAAGGTGTGGACTCGTAGAAGCATAGCTGATGCACTTGGTGAGGATGAGGCTGATGTTTTGATTACTCATGACTCAGGATATCAAAAACTTGGTGAGGATGAGGCTGATGTTTTGATTACTCGTGACTCAGGATATCAAAA TGGGGAGGAGCAATTAATGGAAGATGATTCTCAAATAGTTCCACGGAGAAGGAAAAAACTTATTCTTGATGGCGATTTGGAAGGACAAGTTAAGAATCTCTATGAAAA attCAAAGATGACCGACATTGCAGTCGGCGTATAGCTGAAGTGTTAGATCCAGATGGTAAAATTTCACCTGCTCAAATTTCCAATACGTTAAAAAGATTAGGTCTAACAGTTGCACGTAGGAGAAGGATTGGTGATAATAATGCTGAAGGACCTTTGTCTACTAGCCCCAATCAATTAGATGCTGACACAACAGTGGGAGATACCAATCATAAATCAGTGAATCTCGAAAGAAGCCAGTTAGTTCAACACCT GCAAAAAAAGAAGAGACTCCGTGCTTTCAATGAAGATCAGGAAGCTCTGTTAAAAGTTCTATATGAGCA ATTCAAGGACCATAGAAGATGTAGTTACATGATAGCCAATGCACTTGATGAGGATGGTAAATTCACTCCTGCCCAAGTCTCTCGAAAACTTAAGCAGCTTGGTTTATCACTACCTCAGAAGAAGAGTTCTACAGGCAAAAAGCACCTAAAGGGTGTAGATATCATGGATAGTCCAAATGATAGGATGGATGAATCTGAAGATGAGACATTGGTATCATTGGTAAAAAG GAAGAAAGTCGACAATGACAATGTATCAAGGGGACAATCACATGGGCAAACCAGCGAGGATAGATTGTCAACAGATGATTTGGATGACGAAACGCTAAGCTCTGTTATCAA gaaGAAAATAAATGGCAAGGTATCAGCTGAGAAATTGCTTGCACCTATCAGTGAGGATACATCATCAAGAGATGATTCGGATGACGAAACGCTCAGCTCTGTTATCAA gaagaaaataaatagcAAGGTATCAGCTGAGAAATTGCTTGCACCTATCAGTGAGGATACACCATCAAGAGAGGATTCTGATTATGAAATACTCGACTCTGTTCTCAA AAGAACTGGACGATCCTTTCTTAAATCAAAGCAAGATGAGCTTGaaaatagtttcttaaaatCAATCACACACTGTATACAACAACTTTTTACCACTTGTAGTTTAACTTGTCATATTCCGGCACCATTCATaccaatttga